The Mercenaria mercenaria strain notata chromosome 10, MADL_Memer_1, whole genome shotgun sequence genome contains a region encoding:
- the LOC123561552 gene encoding transcription factor RFX4-like: MSRNRNYIAINRTGNRKLPWHQHFQEQKATLPLICPGTESYLPFNRSNWLEHCLSNDQKSDCNDVTDDIDSSFLGNESPEERKGTYTRLRSASKPHSTPQTLKWLEENYEIAEGVCIPRSTLYVHYLDYCEKHDTQPVNAASFGKIIRQQFPQLTTRRLGTRGQSKYHYYGIGVRESSKYYEVAFSAKGVQSSADGKKDNTKQIIAYSPRSKLGTLLPDFPDIKDIKIPPNVAQEKVLTFLMMYRTHCQRILDTVIRANFDEVQSFLLHFWQGMPTHIKSILESKTLVTLVGVCDSILYRAIANVLMPTVLQPLPESLTQVIRNFSVQLDDWLRQALDSLPESLQRVKFDLARRFSQVLKRQTSLNHLCQAARTVINSAEITSQMLDDWFNVDLNSIIKQTLYTTESNSNIDNIVIVKLARDFEILLEEQAPLESYIEWLDGMIEQCVSKKCKQQGDGTPRVARQFLLMWSCVGTRVIRDMTLHSAPSFGSFHLLHLMFDEYVLYMVENIHNHDKANDLLRAVKGEIAMDFLDELLLSVQYPCKSSILTDSMDTQRTTVIRGPELPFQNGEIEESSGYYSQNESVCFQQPVMCTNQRMICSSGQPLNQPPPFGNAFPTTCRHRTNSFYGIYSSQVPDVVSSNNTAVNSYDCNDWSTTGQIGSSGLTNMASSKNFSDKNNLLNPGNAMEIQTVQLQTERRQNTSHYYGGFCGDQTSFKRCSNGHNTFSKKCSEDIPNDTVRPNMSDMYYHHVTNLL; the protein is encoded by the exons ATGTCCAGAAACAGAAACTACATTGCCATTAATAGAACCGGTAACAGAAAGCTACCCTGGCATCAACATTTCCAGGAACAGAAAGCTACCTTACCATTAATATGTCCAGGAACAGAAAGCTACCTTCCCTTTAACAGGTCCA ACTGGCTGGAACATTGTCTTTCTAATGACCAAAAATCTGATTGCAATGACGTCACTGATGACATCGATAGCAGTTTCCTTGGTAACGAATCACCAGAAGAACGCAAAG GCACATATACAAGACTCAGATCTGCGTCAAAGCCTCATTCTACACCTCAGACTTTAAAGTG GTTGGAAGAGAACTACGAGATAGCGGAGGGAGTGTGTATTCCCAGGAGTACATTGTATGTACATTACCTTGACTATTGCGAGAAACACGACACCCAGCCAGTGAACGCTGCTAGTTTTGGCAAG atCATCAGACAACAGTTCCCGCAGTTGACAACCCGACGTCTAGGAACACGAGGACAGTCAAA GTACCATTATTATGGCATTGGTGTACGAGAATCATCTAAGTATTATGAAGTTGCATTTTCAGCGAAAGGAGTTCAAAG TTCTGCTGATGGAAAGAAGGACAACACAAAACAA atCATTGCATACTCGCCACGGTCTAAGCTTGGAACTTTGCTCCCGGACTTCCCAGATATCAAAGACATCAAGATACCTCCAAACGTGGCGCAGGAAAAG GTTTTGACATTCCTAATGATGTACAGGACCCACTGTCAAAGAATTCTGGACACTGTTATAAGAGCAAATTTTGACGAG GTGCAAAGTTTCCTGCTTCACTTCTGGCAAGGGATGCCAACTCACATCAAATCGATCTTGGAGAGCAAGACCTTGGTTACACTGGTAGGAGTGTGTGACTCCATCCTCTACAGAGCCATTGCAAACGTGCTGATGCCCACTGTATTACAACCTTTACCAGAAAG TCTGACACAAGTTATACGGAACTTttctgttcagcttgatgattgGTTGCGACAGGCGTTAGATTCTCTGCCGGAAAGCTTACAACGAGTGAAATTTGATC TTGCCAGACGATTCTCACAAGTATTAAAGAGACAAACGTCACTGAACCACCTTTGTCAAGCTGCAAGGACTGTGATTAACTCGGCGGAAATTACGTCACAGATGTTAGATGATTGGTTTAACGTTGACCTCAACAGTATTATCAAACAGACTCTGTATACCACTGAGAGCAACAGCAACATAGATAATATCGTCATTGTAAAAC TTGCGcgggattttgaaatattactggAAGAGCAAGCGCCACTGGAATCCTACATAGAATGGCTTGACGGAATGATAGAACAATGTGTTTCTAAG AAATGCAAACAACAAGGCGATGGTACTCCTCGGGTAGCCAGACAGTTCCTGTTGATGTGGAGTTGTGTTGGAACACGAGTGATACGGGACATGACCCTGCATAGTGCACCTAGCTTTg GTTCATTTCACCTGTTACATCTCATGTTTGATGAGTATGTACTCTATATGGTTGAAAATATACACAACCATGACAAGGCAAACGACTTACTGCGTGCAGTCAAAGGAGAAATAGCAATGG ATTTTTTAGATGAACTTCTGCTATCTGTACAATACCCTTGCAAAAGCAGTATTTTGACTGACTCGATGGATACACAAAGAACAACTGTTATACGGGGACCTGAATTACCATTCCAGAATGGCG AAATCGAAGAAAGTTCCGGATACTACTCTCAAAACGAATCAGTATGTTTTCAACAGCCAGTTATGTGTACCAATCAAAGAATGATTTG ttccTCTGGACAGCCATTGAACCAACCACCTCCATTCGGAAATGCTTTCCCAACGACATGCCGTCATAGAACGAATTCTTTTTACGGCATTTATTCCTCACAAGTACCGGATGTTGTTTCGTCAAATAATACCGCAGTAAACTCTTACGACTGCAATGATTGGTCAACAACAGGACAAATAGGGTCATCGGGATTAACAAACATGGCGAGCAGTAAGAatttttctgacaaaaataatttattgaatcCGGGAAATGCTATGGAAATACAAACTGTTCAACTACAGACGGAACGCCGACAAAACACGAGTCATTATTACGGAGGATTTTGCGGAGATCAGACAAGTTTTAAGAGATGTTCAAACGGACACAATACCTTTAGTAAGAAATGTTCGGAAGATATTCCAAATGACACTGTCAGACCGAACATGTCTGACATGTACTACCATCACGTAACAAACCTTCTTTGA